Genomic DNA from Chaetodon auriga isolate fChaAug3 chromosome 18, fChaAug3.hap1, whole genome shotgun sequence:
TGTGTACAGCTTCTATTTTGAACTTGTGCTTCATTTCTGTTGACAGATattatgctgtgtgtcagcctctgagGTATAGAACTAAAATACATGTCCATGTTATTGTGATCATGATCCTGGTGAGCTGGACAGTCCCTGCACTAAATGGAATTGTCATCATGGTTTTAGGAGTGAACAAAGAAAgatcaaacaaaacatgtgttttatttcaaagtGGACGTTTTGCAATTGTAGGACTTTGTTTGGGTTTTTATCTCCCAGCAATCATAATGTCCACCATCTACCTAAAGATTCTGATGgtggcacagagacaggcatACAGCATTCAGAAAACAACCTGTCAGAGCACAAAGTCTGGAGCAACTGTCagtaagatggagagaaaggccacCAAAACTCTGGCCATTGTTATGGGagtctttctcctctgttggactcctttctttctttgtgtgacCTTTAATCCTTTGCTTAATTATACAATACCAGTCCCTATGATTGCAGCATTTAAGTGGCTCGCATGGTCAAATTCAATGCTCAATCCATTGGTCtatgctttcttttacagctggttTCGATCAGCTTTCAGAATGATCATTTCTGGGAAAATATTTCAAGGTGATTTCACTAATTCTAAGCTCCTTTGACTCATTATTTGAAGTGCTGTCATGCAAGTGATTCATTCAACACTGAAGATGAATCTCCTGTCAATTGCATGTCATATATTTATGACATTTATGACTGTACTGTGCATAAACCTGTACATCTGTATGTTGAACCAGTGCACTGATAACCCTTTGAAGAGGGTGTCAACTCATTGTCTATGTCTGTTAATAAATGTAGGATCCATATATCTGATTTTGTGTCTTATTTACTCTATACATTTGGTTATTACTGTTCTGTATTCTCTGCGTTGAATGTGGGAACACATCTCTGATTGTTGTCTGCGTGAATATTTATAGTCCTTTTCAAAGTCTTGATCTTTGCTTCCCTTGCTacagcacacaaagctttaaACACTCCTGTAAGGAAATAATGAACGGTGAAATGATCTGTCTCTTACAGCAGTTTTCACTCAGGACTTCCATGATCAGATCTGGCTGCAGATGTCAATGGATTCAAGAAAACGATGAAAGTTTCATTATTCaaagtgacatgaaataaataaaagtaactGCAAAGTACTGAATAAGACTTTTTCATTAACATTAATGTCTAAATCAGTACTTTCACCAGCAAGTTGTGCATTGTTCACAACACTATGCAGTGACTCAGACCTGACAaacaggggacagacagacaggagataAAGGAGAGGCATAACACTGGAGGTGAATGGGGGAAAAGAGGACAGATGTCAGATATCCACACGTTGTGTCACCCACCAAAATATTCGTTGGTGTTTATTGCAGGATGTCTCAGTTGATCAGACTTGGTGTCACTAGATATGATGGATTAATCCTGAATGGAGATCTGAATATTCatcaacaaatcaaatcacTGAAAGATATGGATCATGTGAATGTACTGGACATTTTTAATCTCACCCAACAAGTAAATGAAGCCCCTTATCAGCATGGTAACTTTCTAGACTCAGAAGTGACAACAGGgttaaacactgacaatgtttCAGTATTAGAATGACCgatttctgaccatcactgtgttttctgttgccaGCCTAATCTCAACAAAGAGTAAAGGGGATTTTTTTGGTTCAAGAGATTCCTTGATGTAAAGGCTGTAGTTCTGCAATATTAGGAAATCAtctgagtcacacagctatgGCTGTTCTTTAAATGACACGGTTGAACACTTCAACAATACCATGCCATCTGCCTTAAATACTGTTCCTCCACTGAAGGTTAAGGGAATCTGttgaacagctgaaacaaaagtgggctcacagttcactgatATTCGCTATTAAACCATGACTGTAACAAAGCAATACATTtggcaagaaaggattactttttATAAGATTATTACAGGAAAAGCTGGCACAATAGTGGAGAATATTATTCCCCTCGATTGAGCAGCTACTCAGCACCGCCCCCACCCGTCCACAGTTCTCTGCATCATATTGTAAAGAGCTTGCATcattcttaaaaaacaaaataacctcaattagagccagcattgctgctgatgtgaacacagatgacctcaacaaaccctgttaaataaatgtaacattAGGAAAATTCACCTGCATTGCATTGACTGAGCTCTGGAAGACTGTCACTGATTCGATCTCATCCACTTCATGTCCCTACAGCACTTTCATATAGTATAAATACATCTTTACAAAGAGGCATCTTCCccaatgtgtttaaaacagctgtgtaaAACTATTACTAAAGAAACCCAACCTCGATGGTAATGCACTTACCAAGTACAAGCCGATATCAAACCTTCtattcatcagtaagatactggaaaGAGTTTCAGTGCAAATTCACTTGCTTTGTAAAATAACATCCTGGAGATTTTTCAGTCTTCAGAATATACCCCTCAGAATAAACCTCAGACTGaacactgatgaaaataaggtctcagttcttgtcctcttaGACCGACGAGCAGCATTTGATACGATTGACCATTATATCTTACTCAATTgtcttgaacagttggttggGCTTTTTgactgtgttaaactggtttcaattacacatcaaagggagaaagtcttgtcagtcttggagatgacatctgttttggcaTTGCACAAGGCAGCTGCCTTGCTCCATTACTATTCTCATTATAGATGCCACCACATGGCCACATCATTagagagcacaatgtatgtttccgtagttgcagatgacacacaactgtacatctctGCCAAACGAAataacaatgcagaaaaaatctggggaaattaactccatggattaaatctgaggttacaagtcTTGGTGCTCTGCTAGACTTAGACGAGattcaagtcccacatcaacaggGTAACAAAAACTTCAGTTTTGCACCTTATAAACGTAACTAAAGTAGGACcatttctaaattaaaaaagatgccaaaaaactgattcatgcctttatctCAAGCCAACTTGATTACAATAACAAACTGATTGAGTCATGAAAAAAGCCACTGAAAGACTCCTGGCAACATCACAAAATCTTGGATCCAGCTATTGGACAGTGTTCAGCATCAGCACAACACCAGGCTCTGCCAAGTCTAGAGGAGGTGTACTCTGCATTCACATTAATGACGCTTGGTGCTCAAACACAGTCAAAGTAATTGGACCACGTTTCCCGGATGTTGAGTTTTTGATGTTGAGATGTCGATCATATTATCTGCCCAGAgaattcatcagtgtttttacttCTGTTTGCATTCCTCtacatgcaaattaaaaaaatgcactAGAGGAACTGTACTGTATGAGGTCATcaacagtcacatgacaaagCAGCAAGATGGTTTTTATTGTGCCTGTAATTAAAAAGACCTCAGAACTGTTGTACCTAAATTCCATCAGCGTGTCAAATACCCACCAGGGGAAGCAATACCCTGGACCATGTTTATAAGGTagaaggttcatttatttatcatcctACAACACAGGGCTGTACAGTGAAATACAAGGTGAAGCTACAGTAATTAATTTAAGAGGCAACTTAAAATTGTGTACTTGTATGAAAGATTAAACACATGCACCGGGACTTGTATGATAACTCATCATACTGACCGATATAAAATGCCACTCCCTTGaacaaaatatgcaaatgagcccACGATAATGAATGTAATCCATGTGtgctcagcagcacagagaccaaagacTGTTAGAACTACAGATGCACAAGACAGGATCAATAGGCGTGGTATTAAACATACAGAGCACTGAGATTAACTTCAGATTTCTCTTGACTGCAAACTGGATACCATTGTGTTATATTTTCTTGATTTAAGACCTGTTATTACAAATGTTACGTGAGCATTAATGACCATCTAAGCATGGAACCTAAATTCTTTGTTAACAGGTCTGATGATGTTGTTGAGGACAAATATCTCTGTAATGAATCAGCAAATGTGTCTGACTTAACAGCTGTCACCTCTTCatatttattgtgtattttcattGGCTTCTTATCTGTTCTTACAATGTGTGGAAACCTTCTTGTGATAACCTCCATTgtttacttcaaacagctccacacTCCGACAAACtacctcatcctctctttggctgtggctgacctgCTTGTTGGCGTTTTTGTGTTGCCTTTTAGTGCAATACTGGCTGTAAGCTCATGTTGGTATCTTCAAGATTTACTCTGTAAGATCCGAGGTTGCTTTGACCTCTTTCTGTGTGCATCATCTATTTTGaacttgtgtttcatttctgttgacagatattatgctgtgtgtcagcctctgaggtatagaacaaaaataaatgtccatGTTATTGCGATCATGATCCTGGTGACCTGGACTTATTCGGCTCTACTTGGAATTGTCGTCACAATTCAGGGAGTGAACCATGGACAATCtaacaggaaatgtgttttatttcaaaataaaaattcagTAATCATCGCAACAGTTTTTGGATTTTGCTTCCCAGCAACAATAATGTGTAGTATTTACCTAAAGATTCTGATGgtggcacagagacaggcatACAGCATTCAGAAAACAACCTGTCAGAGCACAAAGTCTGGAGCAACTGTCagtaagatggagagaaaggccacCAAAACTCTGGCTATTGTTATGGGAATTTTTCTCATCTGTGGGACCCCTTTCATTCTGTGTGTGACCTTTAACCCTTTGAGTAATTATATAATACCGGTCCCTGTAATCACAGCATTTAAGTGGCTCGGATGGTCAAATTCAATGCTCAATCCATTGGTCtatgctttcttttacagctggtttcgatcagctttcagaatgatcatttctggaaaaatatttcaaggtgATTTCTCTAATTCTAAGCTCTTTTGACTCATTATTTGAAGTGCTGTTATGTCAGTGATTCGTTCGGCACTGAAGATGAATCTCATGTCCATTGCATGTCATATAtttacagacacattttcactgtaCTGTGCATAAATATGTACATCTGTATGTTGAACACAATGCAGTGATAACGCTTTGAACAGTGTGTCAACTCATTGTGTATGTCTGTTAATAAATGTGGGATTCATATATCTGATTTTGTGTCTTATTTACTCCATAAATTCAGTGATTACTGTTCTGTATTCTGTGTGTTGAATGTGGGAACACATCTCTgaatttttgtctgtgtgaatatttatagtCCTTTTCAACGTCTTGATCTTTGCTTCCCTTGCTacagcacacaaagctttaaACGGACTGTAAGGAAATAATGAACGGTGAAATGATCTGTCTCTTACAGCAGTTTTCACTCAGGGCTTCCATTATTTGATCTGGCTGCAGATGTCAATGGACTtaagaaaagatgaaagtttCATCATTCaaagtgacatgaaataaataagagtAAATGCAAAGTACTAAATAAGATTTTTGCATGAACATTAATGTCTAAATCAGTACTTTCACCAGCAAGTTGTGCATTGTTCACAACACTATGAATGTTACACTGTGGAAGGATAacttctctgtttcactgtACAAAACCAACTTCAGTAAAAAGTGTCTGTCTTGGTTCATCCTGACCGCTTATTGTATTCATGattagaaaacatgtttattaatATTCACTTCAATATTCTTCATATATCTCATATCTTCATATATTCAAGAAGTCCACTTTCATGGCCTTTCAAATTATCAGTCGTCAGCTGCCACTGACTTTTACATATCTGGCCTCTGGTGTGGTATAAACAACTAATAAAAACACCTTCTGAACCACACATTGCCTAAAATATCTttaatctttctttttaaagtaggaaaaacacatttgtgtgcaCTCTATCACTGTTAATCACTGAAAATTCAAATGTGTACCTCATAAACTTATTTACTTCCCAAATGAATTCTGAATTGTGAAGTTAAAAGAATTAGCTGCTGTTAGTGATCAGTATTAATATTGATTAGAAGGACAGTTACaatcattaaatatttattgactaGAGATGGAAAAACTGTTTGTCCATGATGTCACCCATAAGATTCTCAAGAGTCTTTGTGAAGCTCAGGCTCTGGATGTCGCTGTCTTGGCAGTGCTTGACTCCTGGCGAATCTAAAAATGGGTTGGAAGgtcagtggagctgaggcaggcaTGGTTGCTGAAATACACACATCTAGCTTGAAGCTAGCAAGGTAGCTAAGGCTAAGAAGCTAGGTCATAAGCTACTCTCTGTTGCTAGCCGTCTTACCTGGTGGCCTTCCAGTTGGTATGTAGTCTCCCAGCTTACATTACTTGAGGTAAATTAACCTGAAACTACTCAACAAAACTTGATTAATTTGTTATTGAGTGTATACTACACAAAATTGTAGAAGTAATTTTGtagaaaaaatatacaactcTTGTCTACTGTCATCAGTACTTCTTTCAAATCCTCCCGgaacaaaatacatttgtgtcatcagaaaaaataacaatttttaACTTATTAGACACTGtacaaatgtcatttaaatacagtataaataacTTAGGTCCCAATACTGAACCTTGTGGAACACCACAGGTTACTCTTCTGGGGTGTGATGTAGTCATTAATTTCAATATATTGAAACCTATTACTTAAATAACTTCCATTATAAGAATACTGTTGCCCATAATAAATGCACAtgtgatatatatatagatattaaatacagtgtttgtaacTAGTTCACatgagaaaaaatatacaactcAGTAAAAATTGTGCCATATTACACACATATTGTTTTGTGATATTGTAATgggaaaacagcatcaacacagtggtACATTAAACAATTAAGTTAATCAGCCATGAGAACATTTCatacatatttacacattttaaacatatatttatatgCTTTTTAGCAGAAAGTACTTTATTTGTACAGATTTTCAAAGGtgactttttttaatgaagaaGATTTTCATTCTACTTCATGGACCTGAATAAAGTGGATTGTctgtaaaattaaaaatgtatttgatttaaaataattgaaagttaataataactaataataaGAGTAATTTGAAAGAGATTAAAATTGCAAAATGGTGTGGGAGATTAAACACGCAGGAGTTGTATGACTCATCATATTGTCTGACGTTAAATGCCACTCCCTTGACCATAATATCCAAGTGAGACCACAATAAAAACTTTGAATCCGAACATACTTCTCAGTAGCACGGAGACCGAGGGCTCCCATCAGGACAGATGCGCAAATCAAACAGGTATGCTATGAAACATACAGAGCACTAAAAGTAACTGAAAACCTCTCTCTGCAGAAAACTTGATTCTGTTAATTTACTTGATTTAAGGCACGACTGCAAATGTTACCTCACTGTTCATGGTCATTTATACATGTGTGGCGGGGTTAGCTGCgacaacagcagctgaactgCGAGTGGCAGATCTCCGGAACCTTTATGAATACTGACAACGCCACCTTAGGACTTACACCTAAAGAGTATGCTCATGTTTAATTTCTCTGAGAGGGTTTCCCAACACAGCCCATGCACAGGTAagtgcacaaatgaaaacaggcacGATGTAGCACGTTTTGTAcagtctttatttattattcacattaaaatatttcctttaaataattacgtttcttttgtaaaaaaaacGTTGGTGTAGCTCTCGTTATTCCTACAGTGGATGATGTTCAGCTAGTGCAATAACCCACAGATTTAGCTAGGAGGAAAAGGCAGGCCACAGCTAGTTGTGGCAGAGGTCCCTGCACCctcaaacaatcacaaaaaaaattaaagacacCAAACAAGATATCTATATACAAATTAACTAGTaactcaaatcaaaccaaaagaagagaaaaaaaacacaaaagacatgcacatgcaggaggTCAGCAGGCCCCTACCTACAACAGCTGTGACAAGGACCTGAATCCTGAGTTCAACACCTTAATAGGCTGAGTACTTGTAAAACCACACCAcggcataaaaaaaaagacgtcTATACCACCACAGGAACAACAGAGCAGCTACCACGAGGCGAgaggcacacacaaaaaaaacaag
This window encodes:
- the LOC143336707 gene encoding trace amine-associated receptor 1-like, whose translation is MCAQQHRDQRLLELQMHKTGSIGVTCYYKCYVSINDHLSMEPKFFVNRSDDVVEDKYLCNESANVSDLTAVTSSYLLCIFIGFLSVLTMCGNLLVITSIVYFKQLHTPTNYLILSLAVADLLVGVFVLPFSAILAVSSCWYLQDLLCKIRGCFDLFLCASSILNLCFISVDRYYAVCQPLRYRTKINVHVIAIMILVTWTYSALLGIVVTIQGVNHGQSNRKCVLFQNKNSVIIATVFGFCFPATIMCSIYLKILMVAQRQAYSIQKTTCQSTKSGATVSKMERKATKTLAIVMGIFLICGTPFILCVTFNPLSNYIIPVPVITAFKWLGWSNSMLNPLVYAFFYSWFRSAFRMIISGKIFQGDFSNSKLF